A genomic segment from Thermostichus lividus PCC 6715 encodes:
- a CDS encoding DnaJ C-terminal domain-containing protein: protein MARTDFKDYYQVLGVSKTATDADIRQAFRRLARKYHPDLNPGDKDAEARFKEINEAHEVLSDPEKRRKYDQFGQYWQQAGGGGAGGFNVNVGGFDADFSQFANFEEFINELLGRFSTAGTASGWSGGFDPSGFSSTSADVEAEAQISFQEAAQGCEKTFQIGSEKVTVTIPAGIKPGTKLRLRGKGRSNPYTQQRGDLYLTVQVAPHPLFRFEENQLVMDLPLAPDEAALGAQVTVPTPSGNVVLNIPAGTRSGQSLRLRGKGWRKSDGTHGDLLAKVQIVPSKSLSAAEKDLYEKLRSLRTFNPRAHWPNA from the coding sequence ATGGCTCGTACCGACTTCAAAGACTACTACCAAGTTCTAGGGGTCAGCAAAACTGCCACGGATGCTGACATTCGGCAAGCATTTCGTCGCCTTGCCCGCAAGTATCACCCCGACCTCAACCCCGGTGATAAGGACGCCGAAGCTCGCTTCAAAGAAATTAACGAGGCGCACGAAGTCCTCTCGGATCCCGAAAAACGCCGTAAGTACGACCAGTTTGGCCAGTACTGGCAACAGGCAGGCGGGGGAGGAGCCGGTGGCTTCAATGTCAATGTGGGTGGGTTTGATGCCGACTTCAGTCAATTTGCCAACTTTGAAGAGTTTATCAACGAACTTCTCGGGCGATTTTCGACTGCGGGTACCGCCAGTGGTTGGTCGGGTGGCTTTGATCCCTCTGGCTTTAGCAGCACCAGTGCCGATGTGGAAGCAGAGGCCCAAATCAGTTTTCAGGAGGCCGCTCAAGGCTGTGAAAAAACCTTTCAGATTGGCAGTGAAAAAGTCACCGTGACCATTCCCGCTGGGATCAAGCCAGGTACTAAACTACGGTTGCGGGGCAAAGGTCGGTCAAATCCCTACACGCAGCAGCGCGGCGATCTCTACTTAACTGTACAGGTCGCCCCCCATCCGCTTTTTCGCTTTGAAGAGAATCAACTGGTGATGGATCTGCCCCTAGCCCCCGATGAGGCAGCCTTGGGCGCACAGGTAACTGTTCCCACCCCTAGCGGGAATGTGGTGTTAAATATTCCCGCGGGCACACGATCGGGGCAATCGCTGCGCTTGCGGGGCAAAGGCTGGCGCAAAAGTGATGGCACCCATGGCGACTTACTGGCCAAGGTGCAAATTGTCCCGTCGAAGTCTCTGAGTGCGGCTGAAAAAGACCTCTACGAAAAATTGCGATCGCTGCGGACGTTTAACCCCCGCGCTCACTGGCCAAACGCTTAA
- a CDS encoding protein kinase domain-containing protein — protein MIILHLLDPWKRTPIKTWRFPIKTTIRIGRAADNDVILNDILVSRYHAELGCYRDPENLGRWYLKSVGAIGTFVDGRLVDESKLSHGSLIQLGPTGPILQFNEQTFRRSTATLSECTHAGNMPGNLFCIHCGEPLNIQRTVRNYHILRLLGQGGIGTTYLACEARATGGFGTKVPEVRVLKELRADMADHEKAQELFEREGRILQMLDHAGIPRFYDFFIENGKSYLVMELIHGLDLERWVLRNGTVPVPQAIQWMIQTCGVLDYLHNQEPPVIHRDLKPSNLLVRSRDNQIVLIDFGAVKELGHSPGGTRIAVEGYSAPEQMMGQPVVQSDLFAVGATLAFLLLGDSPIRFYRHCEGLHRLDVSNRPEIPEALKRVIHRATAPLLPDRYPSAIALAQALKACLTTPETNMLPIAEN, from the coding sequence GTGATCATCCTGCACCTTCTTGATCCGTGGAAGCGAACGCCAATTAAAACGTGGCGATTTCCCATCAAGACCACCATTCGGATTGGCCGTGCCGCAGACAACGATGTCATTCTCAACGATATTCTCGTCAGCCGTTATCACGCGGAACTGGGGTGCTACCGTGACCCTGAAAATTTAGGTCGTTGGTACCTGAAAAGCGTGGGGGCGATCGGCACCTTTGTGGATGGTCGCTTAGTGGATGAAAGCAAACTGTCCCACGGCAGCCTGATTCAGTTAGGTCCCACTGGTCCCATCCTCCAATTTAACGAGCAAACCTTTCGCCGCAGTACTGCCACTCTGAGTGAGTGCACCCATGCCGGCAATATGCCCGGAAACTTATTTTGTATTCACTGTGGAGAGCCGCTCAATATTCAGCGTACCGTTCGCAATTACCATATCTTGCGGCTGCTGGGGCAGGGGGGGATTGGCACCACCTACCTTGCCTGCGAGGCACGAGCTACCGGTGGATTTGGAACTAAAGTGCCTGAAGTGCGCGTGCTCAAGGAACTCAGGGCAGACATGGCAGATCATGAAAAAGCCCAAGAACTGTTTGAGCGGGAAGGACGCATTCTGCAAATGTTAGACCATGCCGGTATTCCCCGCTTTTATGATTTTTTTATTGAAAATGGCAAAAGCTATTTAGTCATGGAGCTGATCCATGGCCTAGACCTAGAGCGCTGGGTACTCCGCAATGGCACCGTTCCAGTCCCCCAAGCCATTCAGTGGATGATACAAACCTGTGGCGTGCTCGACTACCTCCACAATCAGGAGCCACCTGTGATCCACCGCGATCTCAAACCCAGTAACCTGCTGGTTCGCTCTCGCGATAACCAGATTGTTCTCATTGATTTTGGGGCGGTGAAGGAACTTGGGCATTCTCCCGGTGGTACCCGCATTGCCGTGGAAGGGTATAGTGCGCCAGAACAAATGATGGGTCAACCGGTCGTGCAGTCCGATTTATTTGCCGTAGGAGCCACCCTCGCCTTCCTGCTGTTGGGGGATAGCCCCATTCGCTTTTACCGTCATTGCGAGGGGTTACACCGCTTGGATGTCAGCAATCGCCCAGAGATTCCCGAAGCCCTGAAACGGGTCATTCACCGGGCGACTGCGCCCCTGCTGCCAGACCGCTACCCCTCGGCGATCGCCCTCGCCCAAGCCCTCAAAGCCTGCTTAACCACACCAGAGACAAACATGCTGCCCATCGCTGAAAATTGA
- a CDS encoding histidinol-phosphate transaminase: MATFLRPELEAIKAYSTPPEASSGTLPAQVDYLDTNEFPLDLPAHLKAALARQYVEAMASNRYPDSSHWHLKQAIATYASEHSSVPIVPNQIAVGNGSDELIRALLLATALGSHGSIVVAEPTFSIYGILAQSLGIPVHRAQRHPDTFAVEIETAEALIATATPPVRVLFMLQPNSPTGNALTSTEVAWLRQVPTDILVVIDEAYFEFSGKTLLPELADHPNWLILRTFSKALRLAAHRVGYAIAEPTVIAALEKLRLPYNLPSMSQLAACFALEHRHELLADIPAVIAERERLYRQLQTCPHLRVWPSVANFLFFRLNDPSHTQPLCQALEQQGTLVRAIANGIRVSIGTKEENERFWQRLQHYLSAHSKV; encoded by the coding sequence ATGGCAACGTTTTTACGGCCAGAATTAGAGGCCATTAAAGCCTACTCTACCCCTCCCGAAGCCAGTAGTGGTACTCTGCCAGCGCAGGTGGACTACCTCGACACCAATGAATTTCCCCTCGATCTGCCCGCGCACCTCAAGGCAGCGCTTGCCCGGCAGTACGTTGAGGCAATGGCTAGCAATCGCTATCCCGATAGTAGCCACTGGCACCTCAAACAGGCGATCGCCACCTATGCGAGTGAGCACAGTAGCGTGCCGATTGTGCCCAATCAGATTGCGGTGGGGAATGGCTCTGATGAACTGATTCGCGCGTTACTGCTGGCAACGGCTTTAGGGAGCCATGGATCTATCGTAGTGGCAGAGCCGACGTTTTCAATATATGGGATTCTGGCTCAAAGCTTAGGGATTCCCGTCCACCGTGCCCAGCGGCATCCTGACACCTTTGCGGTAGAGATTGAAACGGCTGAGGCGCTCATTGCAACAGCCACTCCGCCGGTGCGAGTGCTCTTTATGCTGCAGCCAAACTCACCCACGGGGAATGCCTTAACCTCCACTGAGGTGGCATGGTTGCGGCAGGTGCCGACGGATATTTTAGTGGTGATTGATGAAGCCTATTTTGAATTTTCGGGGAAAACCCTACTGCCGGAACTGGCGGATCATCCCAATTGGCTGATTTTGCGCACGTTTTCTAAGGCGCTGCGCTTGGCGGCACATCGCGTGGGTTACGCGATCGCCGAGCCAACGGTGATTGCGGCACTGGAAAAACTGCGGCTGCCCTACAACCTGCCCAGTATGTCTCAACTGGCCGCCTGCTTTGCCCTCGAACATCGCCACGAGCTACTGGCGGACATTCCGGCGGTGATTGCCGAGCGTGAGCGGCTTTACCGTCAACTGCAAACCTGCCCGCACCTGCGGGTCTGGCCTAGTGTCGCCAATTTTCTCTTTTTCCGCCTTAATGATCCGTCCCATACCCAACCCCTATGCCAAGCCTTAGAGCAGCAAGGAACCTTAGTGCGGGCGATCGCCAACGGCATTCGCGTTTCCATTGGAACTAAAGAGGAAAACGAGCGATTTTGGCAGCGGCTGCAACACTATCTGTCGGCTCATTCCAAGGTATGA
- a CDS encoding pentapeptide repeat-containing protein: MLDLETCYRVLELEPGATLEDVNRAYRDLVFIWHPDRIPKDNVRLVEKAQEKIKQINDARDQLRQHIHKYGSHTSGRTNQRQSYRQASTSTGTTTTPPREHRSGSYYQSNPYAYRSYQTSREQQPGSSYSQPHNHTYGTYSRQRTAAPPPPEPPRTTPPHKDMSGVNLQGANLSEKDFEGRNLSHANLSHADLSDAFLHRVILHRANLRHANLFRANLLQADLSYADLREANLIGADLSGADLRGADLRGAKMSQGNRLLVKLTGARLSGAIMPDGHVHP; this comes from the coding sequence ATGCTCGATTTAGAGACGTGTTACCGGGTACTGGAGTTAGAACCGGGGGCAACCCTAGAGGACGTGAATCGAGCCTATCGGGATCTCGTGTTTATTTGGCATCCCGATCGCATTCCCAAAGATAACGTCCGTCTGGTGGAAAAAGCCCAAGAAAAGATTAAGCAAATTAACGACGCTCGCGATCAACTGCGGCAGCACATCCACAAATACGGCAGCCACACCAGTGGACGCACCAACCAGCGACAGAGCTATCGCCAAGCCAGTACGTCAACCGGTACAACTACCACACCTCCACGGGAGCATCGCAGTGGTTCCTACTACCAGTCCAACCCCTACGCCTATCGCAGCTATCAGACCTCCCGGGAGCAGCAGCCAGGCAGTAGCTACTCACAGCCGCATAACCATACCTATGGCACCTACAGCCGCCAACGTACCGCTGCGCCACCGCCGCCGGAGCCACCCCGCACCACGCCTCCCCACAAGGATATGTCGGGGGTGAATTTACAGGGTGCCAACCTCAGCGAAAAAGACTTTGAAGGCCGTAACCTCAGCCATGCCAACCTCAGCCATGCCGACCTCAGTGATGCATTTTTGCATCGAGTGATTTTGCACCGTGCCAACCTGCGCCATGCCAATCTCTTCCGAGCGAATTTGTTGCAAGCGGATCTCAGCTATGCAGATCTGCGGGAGGCCAACTTGATTGGGGCGGATCTCAGCGGTGCGGATCTGCGCGGGGCAGATTTACGGGGCGCCAAAATGAGCCAAGGCAATCGGTTGCTGGTTAAGCTCACGGGTGCCCGTCTCAGTGGCGCCATTATGCCCGATGGCCATGTACATCCCTAG
- the carB gene encoding carbamoyl-phosphate synthase large subunit, with protein sequence MPRRTDISKILIIGSGPIVIGQACEFDYSGTQACKALREEGYQVVLINSNPATIMTDPETADRTYIEPLTPEIVEKVIARERPDALLPTMGGQTALNLAVTLAKSGVLDRYGVELIGAKLPAIEMAEDRKLFKEAMQRIGVGVCPSGLANTLEEARAIAQQIGCYPLIIRPAFTLGGTGGGIAYNQEEFEEIAVAGLDASPVSQILIEQSLIGWKEYELEVMRDMADNVVIICSIENLDPMGVHTGDSITVAPAQTLTDKEYQRLRDASIKIIREIGVETGGSNIQFAVNPETGDVIVIEMNPRVSRSSALASKATGFPIAKMAAKLAVGYTLPEIPNDITQKTPASFEPTIDYVVTKIPRFAFEKFPGAQPVLTTQMKSVGEAMAIGRTFQESLQKALRSLETGRAGWGCDRPEKLPSLEQLRGKLRTPNPDRIFAIRHAFLLGMTVEEVYELTAIDPWFLRQLQGLLETEKFLKRSKLEQLSAAELWRIKQQGFSDAQIAYATKTTDDQVRAHRQSLGVVPVYKTVDTCAAEFEAYTPYYYSTYEQPTERINPDTGELEAQPPESEVLPPRKPRVMILGSGPNRIGQGIEFDYCCCHASYALQADGYETIMVNSNPETVSTDYDTSDRLYFEPLTKEDVLNIIEVERPVGVIIQFGGQTPLKLALPLQQYLNQHGEALGTKIWGTSPDSIDIAEDRERFEKILRELNIPQPPNGTARSYDEALAIAQRINYPVVVRPSYVLGGRAMEIVYSDAELERYMTEAVQVEPERPILIDKYLENAIEVDVDALADATGAVVIGGVMEHIEQAGIHSGDSACSLPSQSLSATVLETIRTWSIALAKSLHVIGLMNLQLAVQGEQVYILEANPRASRTVPFVSKAIGVPLAKIAARLMAGKTLAELNILSETIPEHVAVKEAVLPFEKFAGTDTVLGPEMRSTGEAMGIDVDFGTAFAKSQLSAHQKLPLKGMVFVSMSDRDKAAIVPVVQELQSLGFQIIATAGTRNALMAAGLENIELILKLHEGRPHVLDAIKNEQISLILNTPSGEEARADGRLIRRTALAYKIPIVTTIAGAKATVAAIKTLQTSELGVRALQDYHPARC encoded by the coding sequence ATGCCCCGTCGTACAGATATTTCTAAAATCCTGATTATTGGGTCTGGCCCCATTGTTATTGGTCAAGCCTGTGAGTTTGATTATTCCGGTACCCAAGCCTGCAAAGCACTACGGGAGGAAGGGTATCAGGTGGTTTTAATCAACTCCAATCCGGCGACGATCATGACGGATCCCGAAACCGCCGATCGCACCTATATTGAACCGTTAACTCCAGAGATCGTTGAAAAAGTCATTGCGAGGGAGCGACCCGATGCCCTCTTGCCCACTATGGGCGGCCAAACTGCCTTAAACTTGGCGGTGACTTTGGCGAAGTCAGGAGTGCTGGATCGCTACGGTGTGGAATTAATTGGTGCCAAGCTGCCAGCAATTGAAATGGCAGAGGATCGCAAGCTCTTTAAGGAGGCGATGCAGCGCATTGGGGTGGGGGTGTGTCCCTCGGGTTTGGCCAATACCCTTGAAGAAGCTCGGGCGATCGCCCAGCAGATTGGCTGCTACCCCCTGATTATTCGCCCTGCCTTTACCCTCGGTGGCACGGGTGGTGGCATTGCCTACAACCAAGAAGAATTTGAAGAGATCGCGGTGGCGGGTCTCGATGCCAGCCCTGTATCCCAAATTTTGATTGAGCAGTCCCTCATTGGTTGGAAGGAGTACGAGCTAGAAGTCATGCGCGACATGGCTGATAACGTTGTGATCATCTGCTCCATTGAAAACCTTGATCCCATGGGGGTGCATACGGGCGACTCTATTACCGTTGCGCCCGCCCAAACCCTAACCGACAAGGAGTACCAGCGCTTACGGGATGCCTCTATCAAAATCATCCGCGAAATTGGCGTTGAAACGGGGGGATCAAATATTCAATTTGCCGTCAACCCAGAAACGGGGGATGTCATTGTCATTGAAATGAACCCACGGGTATCGCGTTCCTCGGCGCTGGCCTCCAAAGCGACTGGGTTCCCCATTGCCAAAATGGCCGCCAAGTTAGCCGTGGGCTACACGCTGCCGGAAATCCCCAATGACATTACCCAAAAAACCCCCGCCAGTTTTGAACCGACCATTGACTATGTGGTCACCAAGATTCCACGGTTTGCCTTTGAAAAATTCCCAGGAGCGCAACCGGTTCTCACCACCCAAATGAAGTCGGTGGGGGAAGCCATGGCCATCGGTCGCACCTTTCAGGAATCGCTACAAAAAGCCCTGCGATCGCTGGAAACGGGTCGTGCAGGCTGGGGGTGCGATCGCCCCGAAAAATTGCCGAGCCTTGAGCAACTGCGGGGCAAGCTGCGAACCCCAAACCCTGATCGCATCTTTGCCATTCGCCATGCCTTTTTGTTGGGGATGACAGTTGAAGAGGTGTACGAACTCACGGCTATCGATCCGTGGTTTTTGCGTCAACTCCAAGGACTCCTAGAGACCGAAAAATTCCTCAAGCGTAGCAAGCTAGAACAGTTGAGCGCTGCGGAACTCTGGCGGATCAAGCAGCAGGGCTTCAGCGATGCTCAAATTGCCTACGCCACCAAAACCACTGACGATCAGGTGCGTGCCCATCGCCAATCCTTGGGCGTGGTGCCAGTGTATAAAACAGTGGATACCTGTGCTGCGGAGTTTGAAGCCTATACCCCTTACTATTACTCCACCTACGAGCAACCCACCGAGCGAATTAACCCTGATACAGGGGAACTAGAAGCACAGCCCCCTGAATCCGAAGTGCTGCCGCCGCGCAAACCACGGGTGATGATTCTGGGATCAGGCCCAAACCGCATTGGCCAAGGGATTGAATTTGACTATTGCTGCTGCCATGCCTCCTATGCCCTGCAGGCCGATGGCTATGAAACCATCATGGTGAACTCCAACCCAGAAACAGTCTCCACCGACTACGACACCAGCGATCGCCTCTACTTTGAGCCCCTCACCAAGGAGGATGTACTCAACATTATTGAGGTCGAGCGTCCCGTAGGCGTGATTATCCAGTTTGGTGGCCAAACCCCTCTAAAACTGGCACTGCCGCTGCAACAGTACCTCAACCAGCATGGCGAGGCACTGGGCACCAAAATTTGGGGCACCTCACCAGACTCCATTGATATTGCTGAAGACCGCGAACGGTTTGAAAAAATTCTGCGGGAACTGAATATTCCCCAGCCTCCCAACGGCACAGCTCGCAGCTACGATGAAGCCTTGGCCATTGCCCAGCGGATTAACTATCCAGTGGTTGTGCGCCCCAGCTACGTGCTTGGAGGGCGAGCCATGGAAATTGTCTATTCCGATGCTGAACTGGAGCGCTACATGACCGAGGCCGTGCAGGTGGAGCCTGAGCGCCCCATCCTCATTGACAAGTACCTCGAAAATGCCATTGAAGTGGATGTGGATGCCCTTGCCGATGCCACAGGCGCCGTGGTCATTGGCGGCGTGATGGAGCACATTGAGCAGGCGGGGATCCATTCCGGGGACTCCGCCTGTAGCTTACCCTCGCAATCCCTTAGCGCCACTGTCTTAGAGACAATTCGCACCTGGAGTATTGCCTTGGCCAAATCCCTGCATGTCATTGGCCTGATGAACTTGCAGTTAGCCGTCCAAGGCGAGCAGGTCTATATCCTTGAGGCGAACCCCCGCGCCTCGCGCACGGTTCCCTTTGTCTCGAAGGCGATCGGGGTGCCCTTGGCAAAGATTGCCGCACGCTTGATGGCCGGCAAAACCCTAGCGGAGCTAAACATCCTCAGTGAAACGATTCCTGAGCATGTTGCTGTTAAGGAAGCTGTGCTCCCCTTTGAAAAATTTGCCGGCACTGACACCGTTCTGGGGCCTGAAATGCGCTCTACCGGCGAAGCGATGGGCATTGACGTTGATTTTGGCACAGCCTTTGCCAAGTCTCAGCTCTCGGCGCATCAAAAGTTGCCCTTAAAGGGTATGGTGTTTGTTTCCATGAGCGATCGCGACAAGGCTGCCATTGTGCCAGTGGTGCAGGAATTACAGTCCCTCGGTTTTCAGATTATTGCCACCGCAGGCACCCGGAATGCCCTGATGGCGGCTGGCCTCGAAAACATTGAACTCATCCTCAAGTTGCACGAGGGTCGCCCCCACGTTTTGGATGCCATTAAGAATGAGCAAATTTCCCTGATCCTAAACACGCCCTCTGGCGAAGAAGCTCGCGCCGATGGTCGCCTGATTCGTCGTACCGCCTTGGCCTACAAGATTCCCATTGTGACGACGATTGCTGGCGCCAAAGCCACGGTTGCGGCCATCAAAACCTTACAAACCTCAGAACTGGGGGTACGCGCCCTGCAAGATTATCATCCTGCCCGATGTTAA
- the ftsH3 gene encoding ATP-dependent zinc metalloprotease FtsH3 codes for MNKQWRNAGLYVLLAIVVLALATAFFDRQPTIKQTWAYSQLIQEVENKQVSKISISPDRAQAQAITQDGTRVLVNLPNDPELLDILARNNVDISVLPQSNDGFWFRALSSLLVPIGLLVLLFFLLRRAQAGPGNQAMNFGKSRARVQMEPQTQVTFNDVAGIDQAKLELGEVVEFLKYADRFTEVGAKIPKGVLLVGPPGTGKTLLARAVAGEAGVPFFSISGSEFVEMFVGVGASRVRDLFEQAKANAPCIVFIDEIDAVGRQRGAGLGGGNDEREQTLNQLLTEMDGFEGNTGIIIIAATNRPDVLDAALLRPGRFDRQVVVDRPDYKGRLDILKVHARGKTLAKDVDLDKIARRTPGFTGADLSNLLNEAAILAARRNLTEISMDEINDAIDRVLAGPEKKDRVMSERRKTLVAYHEAGHALVGALMPDYDPVQKVSIIPRGRAGGLTWFTPNEDQMDSGLYSRAYLQNQMAVALGGRIAEEIVFGEDEVTTGASNDLQQVARVARQMVTRFGMSDRLGPVALGRQSGNVFLGRDIMAERDFSEETAATIDDEVRNLVDQAYRRAKEVLVNNRHVLDQIAQVLIEKETIDAEELQTILDRNDVKMAAIP; via the coding sequence GTGAATAAGCAATGGCGCAATGCGGGGTTATACGTTCTTTTAGCAATTGTGGTGCTGGCGTTGGCCACCGCCTTTTTTGATCGCCAGCCCACCATTAAGCAGACTTGGGCCTACAGTCAACTGATTCAAGAAGTCGAGAACAAGCAAGTTAGTAAAATCAGCATCAGTCCCGATCGCGCTCAGGCACAAGCGATTACCCAAGACGGGACGCGGGTGTTAGTCAACCTCCCCAACGATCCTGAATTACTGGATATCTTGGCCAGGAATAATGTGGATATTTCCGTCTTACCCCAGAGCAATGATGGCTTCTGGTTCCGGGCGCTGAGTAGCCTGCTGGTGCCCATTGGCCTGTTGGTTCTATTGTTCTTCCTGTTGCGGCGCGCCCAGGCCGGTCCTGGGAACCAAGCGATGAACTTTGGTAAATCGCGGGCACGGGTACAAATGGAGCCGCAAACCCAAGTCACCTTTAATGACGTGGCAGGCATTGACCAAGCCAAGCTGGAATTGGGGGAAGTGGTGGAGTTCCTCAAGTACGCTGATCGCTTCACGGAAGTGGGTGCCAAAATCCCCAAAGGGGTGCTGTTGGTGGGTCCCCCCGGAACCGGTAAAACGCTGCTGGCACGAGCTGTAGCCGGTGAAGCAGGGGTTCCCTTCTTTTCCATCTCTGGCTCTGAGTTTGTGGAAATGTTTGTCGGGGTGGGTGCCTCGCGGGTGCGGGATCTCTTTGAGCAGGCAAAGGCCAACGCTCCCTGCATTGTCTTTATTGATGAAATTGATGCCGTGGGTCGCCAGCGGGGCGCCGGTCTTGGCGGCGGCAACGATGAGCGCGAGCAAACCCTCAACCAACTGCTGACGGAAATGGATGGCTTTGAGGGGAACACTGGCATTATCATTATTGCGGCCACAAACCGCCCCGATGTCCTCGATGCTGCCCTGTTGCGCCCCGGTCGCTTCGATCGCCAAGTGGTTGTGGATCGCCCTGACTATAAAGGCCGTCTTGATATTCTCAAAGTCCATGCCCGTGGCAAAACCTTGGCCAAGGATGTGGATCTCGATAAAATTGCCCGCCGTACCCCTGGCTTTACGGGGGCTGATCTGTCCAATTTGCTGAACGAAGCCGCCATCCTTGCCGCTCGTCGTAATCTGACTGAAATTTCCATGGATGAGATCAACGATGCCATTGATCGGGTCCTGGCCGGGCCTGAGAAGAAAGATCGCGTCATGAGCGAGCGGCGCAAAACCCTTGTGGCTTACCACGAAGCGGGTCATGCCTTGGTGGGTGCCCTGATGCCAGATTACGACCCAGTGCAGAAAGTCAGCATCATCCCCCGTGGGCGTGCCGGTGGCTTAACCTGGTTCACCCCCAACGAAGATCAGATGGATTCTGGCCTCTATAGCCGCGCTTACCTGCAAAATCAGATGGCGGTTGCTTTGGGGGGGCGGATTGCTGAAGAGATTGTCTTTGGTGAGGACGAAGTGACCACTGGCGCGTCTAACGATCTCCAGCAAGTGGCACGGGTAGCTCGGCAAATGGTGACGCGCTTTGGCATGAGCGATCGCCTCGGTCCGGTGGCCTTGGGGCGGCAATCAGGCAATGTGTTCCTTGGCCGAGACATCATGGCGGAGCGGGATTTCTCAGAAGAAACCGCTGCAACCATTGACGATGAGGTGCGCAATTTGGTGGATCAAGCCTACCGGCGTGCTAAAGAGGTGCTGGTCAACAACCGTCATGTACTGGATCAGATTGCCCAAGTCCTGATCGAAAAAGAAACCATCGATGCCGAGGAACTTCAGACGATCCTTGATCGCAATGACGTGAAAATGGCAGCCATCCCCTAG
- the psb35 gene encoding photosystem II assembly protein Psb35 produces MQLLATGFTVGAGNFVPFYGVLILGLIAAVSIGLVAWYNSKRPPGWENADRPRFIPKLDLDSDTPPAAAPEDETDS; encoded by the coding sequence ATGCAGTTATTGGCCACGGGTTTTACCGTCGGGGCTGGAAATTTTGTTCCGTTTTATGGAGTGCTCATTCTGGGATTGATTGCAGCGGTCAGTATTGGCTTGGTGGCATGGTACAACTCCAAGCGCCCGCCGGGCTGGGAAAATGCCGATCGCCCCAGGTTTATTCCCAAGCTAGATTTGGATAGCGATACCCCGCCTGCCGCAGCCCCTGAGGATGAAACCGATTCGTGA
- a CDS encoding DUF370 domain-containing protein, with protein sequence MLNVGFGNYVAPARVLAIVSPDSAPIKRLILEARQQHHLIDTTHGRRTRAVLILDGSTVVLSALHPETLAARLSQPLKDPHP encoded by the coding sequence ATGTTAAATGTTGGCTTTGGTAACTATGTGGCACCGGCTCGCGTCTTGGCGATCGTCAGCCCTGACTCAGCCCCCATCAAACGCTTAATTCTGGAAGCGCGGCAGCAGCATCACCTCATCGACACCACCCATGGGCGGCGCACCCGTGCAGTGTTGATTTTAGACGGCTCGACAGTCGTCCTATCGGCGCTGCACCCGGAAACCCTAGCTGCCCGCTTGAGCCAGCCCCTAAAAGACCCCCACCCCTAG